A single genomic interval of Paenibacillus macerans harbors:
- a CDS encoding ABC transporter permease: MFNRLKEIIQYRGTIIGLVKRDLKGRYKGSVFGFFWNLIFPLSQILVYILVFSQVFKHDVPNYYLFLVVAMMPWLTFTECMQQGGGSIVGQSSLVSKIYFPNEILPISTVIARFINLLLTFVIVFVLIFIGGQGFNPEALLYLPLVIMIEFIMALGITIILSAITVYFRDVQYIVQMLLMAGVWVTPVLFEPGMVKGFLASIMAANPLSPVITAFRQILYYKESPDMPSLWMAAGFSVVLLIIALVVFRKLESGFAEEI, encoded by the coding sequence ATGTTTAATCGATTAAAGGAAATTATTCAATATAGAGGAACCATTATTGGCCTTGTCAAAAGAGATTTAAAAGGCAGGTATAAGGGGTCGGTTTTTGGATTTTTCTGGAATTTGATTTTCCCCTTATCCCAAATACTAGTATATATCCTGGTGTTCTCTCAGGTTTTTAAACATGATGTGCCAAATTATTACTTGTTCTTGGTCGTAGCGATGATGCCGTGGCTTACTTTCACAGAATGCATGCAGCAGGGAGGGGGAAGTATTGTTGGACAGTCGAGTCTTGTTAGTAAAATATATTTTCCTAATGAAATTCTCCCTATATCAACAGTAATCGCACGATTTATTAATCTATTGCTGACTTTTGTCATTGTATTTGTGCTGATTTTTATCGGTGGACAAGGATTCAATCCGGAGGCGTTGTTGTATCTTCCTCTAGTGATTATGATCGAATTTATTATGGCGTTGGGAATAACCATTATTTTGTCAGCAATTACAGTCTACTTTCGTGATGTACAGTATATCGTTCAGATGCTATTGATGGCGGGCGTATGGGTAACGCCGGTCTTGTTTGAGCCAGGTATGGTGAAGGGTTTTTTAGCATCTATTATGGCCGCAAATCCCCTCTCCCCGGTGATCACAGCGTTCCGGCAAATTCTCTACTATAAGGAATCCCCAGATATGCCAAGTCTGTGGATGGCAGCTGGTTTTTCGGTAGTCCTGTTGATAATTGCTTTAGTTGTTTTCCGGAAGCTTGAGTCTGGTTTTGCGGAAGAGATATAA